Proteins encoded by one window of Ramlibacter tataouinensis:
- a CDS encoding PilZ domain-containing protein, with protein MFPERRASPREPLSLPITLAGDGTAMTRDISEHGLFLYVPRGSAVAEWLSFEFAVPQVRLKFDAVGEVVRIEPGIGHVGVAIRLHRPRLVALN; from the coding sequence ATGTTCCCCGAACGCCGCGCGAGCCCGCGTGAGCCCCTGTCCCTGCCGATCACCCTGGCGGGCGACGGCACGGCCATGACGCGCGACATCAGCGAGCACGGTTTGTTCCTGTACGTGCCACGGGGCTCGGCCGTGGCCGAGTGGCTGTCCTTCGAATTCGCCGTTCCGCAGGTCAGGCTGAAGTTCGACGCGGTGGGCGAAGTGGTGCGCATCGAGCCGGGCATCGGTCACGTCGGCGTTGCCATCCGCCTGCACCGGCCGCGGCTCGTCGCACTCAACTGA
- a CDS encoding Flp family type IVb pilin has protein sequence MNMVRAFAHDDDGAQIIEYALIVAVVSLGLILLMMGTGGLDFTGWIGRVNDCLQGATTCA, from the coding sequence ATGAACATGGTTCGCGCCTTCGCCCACGACGACGACGGCGCACAGATCATCGAGTACGCGCTGATCGTCGCGGTGGTGTCGCTCGGCCTGATCCTCCTGATGATGGGCACCGGCGGCCTGGACTTCACCGGCTGGATCGGTCGCGTGAACGATTGCCTGCAGGGCGCCACCACCTGCGCGTGA
- a CDS encoding prepilin peptidase, producing the protein MTEFDALKELLWMLVTDPGTGPLIGLLGVAAVIDWRTMRIPNWLTVGGMAWGLFYNAAHATSIGAGLMASAGGLATGLALLLPLYVLRVMGAGDVKLMAAVGAVVGVPAVLHAMLWSLVAGGAAAIGYALYLRAFGRMATNVAAIAQSMAFAALVGLRPDPALTGRASVGKLPFGVGIALGTVAFLVARQLGYL; encoded by the coding sequence ATGACCGAATTCGACGCCTTGAAGGAGCTGCTCTGGATGCTGGTGACGGATCCCGGCACCGGACCGCTGATCGGCCTGCTCGGGGTCGCCGCCGTCATCGACTGGCGGACCATGAGGATCCCCAACTGGCTCACGGTGGGTGGGATGGCGTGGGGCCTCTTCTACAACGCCGCGCATGCCACCTCGATCGGCGCCGGGCTCATGGCGAGCGCCGGGGGCCTGGCGACCGGCTTGGCCCTGCTGTTGCCGCTGTACGTGCTGCGGGTGATGGGTGCCGGCGACGTCAAGTTGATGGCGGCGGTCGGCGCCGTGGTGGGCGTGCCCGCCGTCCTGCACGCCATGCTCTGGAGCCTCGTCGCAGGCGGTGCCGCCGCGATCGGCTACGCCCTCTATCTCCGGGCCTTCGGTCGCATGGCGACCAACGTCGCTGCGATCGCGCAATCCATGGCCTTCGCCGCTCTCGTCGGCCTGCGCCCCGACCCCGCACTCACGGGGCGTGCTTCGGTCGGCAAGCTGCCCTTTGGCGTGGGTATCGCCCTGGGGACCGTTGCCTTCCTCGTTGCCCGCCAACTCGGCTACCTCTGA
- a CDS encoding type II and III secretion system protein family protein, with translation MDPPTQLTLGKSQVVRLPFPVARLIVGGQPGGRAGRAAGAAPAMPGQPAQAVRPAPGASRSGGGNGVAEADVTLLSPTELFFLGRETGSMNVVLQASDGHCLVKDLVVTVDAGTLQATLKELMPDESGIRIRSAEDSLVLTGSVLDAVKLQQVLALATSYADTKKVINLLQVNAPQQVMLEVQIAEVSKNLLDRLGSASAITRRTDGGANTFSVASNFLSNGGGLLQFLRKGHTALNLDGEFTDGVVRVLAEPNIMAISGQTASFLSGGKIFIPVAQDRDRAGVTITLEEKEFGVGLKFTPTVLNGRINLKVVSEVSELSQTGTPFTTIGNVTAILPSMTTRRVDTTVQLGDGQSFVVAGLIKNNVTQSLDKFPGLGDTPVIGALFRSTEFQNDKTELMFVVTPRLVRPVTTPLALPTDNHVVPSRSEVILKGTGEGPDPALRPAATPAPKPGPAPSSGAAPAPLVAPPPAAQPAPVRPVSMLGRGGQPLTIP, from the coding sequence GTGGATCCGCCCACGCAGCTGACACTGGGCAAGTCGCAGGTGGTGCGCCTGCCCTTCCCGGTGGCCCGGCTCATCGTCGGCGGCCAGCCCGGCGGCCGTGCCGGCAGGGCCGCGGGCGCCGCGCCGGCGATGCCCGGCCAGCCGGCTCAGGCCGTCCGACCGGCCCCCGGCGCGTCCCGAAGCGGTGGCGGCAACGGCGTGGCCGAAGCCGATGTGACGCTGCTCAGCCCCACCGAGCTGTTCTTCCTCGGCCGCGAGACCGGGTCGATGAACGTGGTGCTGCAGGCCAGCGACGGCCACTGCCTCGTCAAGGACCTGGTCGTGACGGTGGACGCCGGCACCCTGCAGGCCACGCTGAAGGAGCTGATGCCCGATGAGTCCGGCATCCGCATCCGCAGCGCCGAGGACTCCCTGGTGCTGACCGGCAGCGTGCTGGATGCCGTCAAGCTGCAGCAGGTGCTGGCCCTGGCGACGTCCTATGCCGACACGAAGAAGGTCATCAACCTGCTGCAGGTGAACGCGCCCCAGCAGGTGATGCTGGAGGTGCAGATCGCCGAAGTGAGCAAGAACCTGCTGGATCGACTCGGCTCGGCATCGGCCATCACCCGCAGGACCGACGGTGGAGCCAACACCTTCTCGGTTGCCTCCAACTTCCTGAGCAACGGTGGCGGCTTGCTGCAGTTCCTGCGCAAGGGGCACACCGCGCTCAACCTGGATGGCGAGTTCACCGACGGCGTCGTACGCGTGCTGGCCGAGCCGAACATCATGGCCATCAGCGGCCAGACCGCCAGCTTTCTGTCCGGCGGGAAGATCTTCATTCCGGTGGCGCAGGACCGCGACCGCGCCGGCGTGACGATCACGCTGGAGGAGAAGGAGTTCGGGGTCGGCCTGAAGTTCACGCCCACCGTCCTGAACGGCCGCATCAACCTGAAGGTGGTCTCGGAAGTTTCCGAGCTGTCCCAGACCGGCACGCCCTTCACCACGATCGGCAACGTCACCGCCATCCTGCCCTCGATGACCACCCGTCGGGTGGACACCACGGTGCAGCTGGGCGACGGCCAGAGCTTCGTCGTCGCGGGACTGATCAAGAACAACGTCACGCAATCGCTGGACAAGTTCCCGGGCCTGGGCGACACGCCGGTCATCGGCGCGCTGTTCCGCTCGACGGAGTTCCAGAACGACAAGACCGAGCTGATGTTCGTCGTCACGCCACGCCTGGTGCGCCCGGTCACCACCCCGCTGGCCCTGCCCACCGACAACCATGTCGTGCCTTCGCGCAGCGAGGTGATCCTCAAGGGAACGGGCGAAGGGCCGGACCCCGCCCTGCGACCGGCCGCGACGCCGGCGCCGAAGCCCGGACCCGCGCCATCGTCCGGTGCCGCGCCCGCACCGCTGGTCGCGCCTCCGCCCGCAGCGCAGCCTGCCCCCGTGCGGCCGGTTTCGATGCTGGGCCGCGGCGGCCAACCCCTGACGATACCCTGA
- the cpaB gene encoding Flp pilus assembly protein CpaB: protein MKNLKALAMLALAVLIGLAAALYAARWAAQRTQVAANKVVVAAVDIELGSRINPQMLTTVEWPAGSIPPGAFTDLAELQDRVVKVAILRGDAILDRKLAPPGTKGGLSAVITEGKRAMTVRVNDVVGVAGFALPGNYVDVMINAQQDRGRGDGPNQVSMTVLQQVLVLAVAQEASRDDLKPKVVSAVTLEVTPEQAEKLDLARSVGTLSLVLRNQLDKDSAGTNGITRAELLGLKEVSAHPAPKPAAPVRTVARSTPKPAPVHRDCVEVIRNASSSMHCF, encoded by the coding sequence ATGAAGAACCTCAAGGCGCTCGCGATGCTCGCACTGGCCGTGCTGATCGGCCTGGCCGCGGCGCTCTACGCGGCGCGCTGGGCTGCCCAGCGGACCCAGGTGGCAGCCAACAAGGTGGTGGTCGCCGCGGTCGACATCGAACTGGGCAGCCGGATCAACCCGCAGATGCTCACGACCGTCGAGTGGCCGGCCGGTTCCATCCCACCGGGCGCCTTCACGGACCTCGCCGAGCTTCAAGACCGGGTGGTCAAGGTCGCCATCCTGCGCGGCGACGCCATCCTGGATCGCAAGCTGGCACCACCCGGGACCAAGGGCGGCCTGTCGGCCGTCATCACCGAGGGCAAGCGCGCCATGACCGTGCGCGTCAACGACGTGGTGGGCGTCGCCGGGTTCGCGCTGCCTGGCAACTACGTGGACGTGATGATCAACGCCCAGCAGGACCGCGGCCGCGGCGATGGGCCCAACCAGGTCAGCATGACCGTCCTGCAACAGGTGCTCGTCCTCGCCGTGGCCCAGGAGGCCAGCCGCGACGACCTCAAGCCCAAGGTGGTGAGCGCCGTCACCCTCGAGGTCACGCCCGAGCAGGCCGAAAAGCTCGACCTGGCCCGCAGCGTCGGCACCCTGTCGCTCGTGCTGCGCAACCAGCTGGACAAGGACTCGGCCGGGACCAACGGCATCACGCGCGCCGAGCTGCTGGGACTCAAGGAAGTCTCCGCGCACCCCGCGCCCAAGCCCGCCGCGCCGGTGCGCACCGTCGCGCGCAGCACGCCCAAACCGGCGCCGGTCCACCGCGACTGCGTGGAAGTCATCCGCAACGCCTCCAGCTCCATGCACTGCTTCTGA
- a CDS encoding response regulator transcription factor: MNALQSDSIKVFVVAPAMLCWGLERLVQTAHPRFELTGTSATLAQAQQILERSPADVLLLDMDGGYGVDMLAELHLPPQLRLVLLTSSQDQAMLDRAVVCGARGVVRKSDPPAALLKALEKVHEGELWIDRSAAGRIFMEMARQNAAHANDPERLKIASLTARERQTIVAIASDAAAPGKVIASRLCISEHTLRNHLSSIYGKLGLQNRLDLYAYATRHSLNKAA, from the coding sequence ATGAATGCACTCCAGTCCGATTCGATCAAGGTCTTCGTGGTGGCCCCGGCCATGCTCTGCTGGGGCCTGGAGAGGCTGGTGCAGACCGCGCACCCTCGCTTCGAGCTGACGGGAACGTCCGCCACGCTGGCGCAGGCCCAGCAGATCCTCGAGCGCTCGCCGGCCGATGTGCTGCTGCTGGACATGGATGGCGGCTATGGCGTGGACATGCTGGCCGAGCTGCACCTGCCGCCGCAGTTGCGCCTGGTGCTGCTCACGTCCTCGCAGGACCAGGCCATGCTCGATCGCGCGGTGGTCTGCGGCGCGCGCGGCGTGGTGCGCAAGAGCGATCCGCCCGCAGCGCTGCTCAAGGCGCTGGAGAAGGTGCACGAGGGCGAGCTGTGGATCGACCGCAGCGCGGCCGGCCGCATCTTCATGGAGATGGCCCGGCAGAACGCGGCCCACGCCAACGACCCCGAGCGGCTGAAGATCGCATCGCTGACGGCACGCGAGCGCCAGACCATCGTCGCCATCGCGAGCGACGCCGCCGCCCCCGGCAAGGTGATCGCCAGCCGCCTGTGCATCAGCGAGCACACCCTGCGCAACCACCTCAGCTCCATCTACGGCAAGCTGGGGCTGCAGAACCGCCTGGACCTGTACGCCTACGCAACCCGGCACAGCCTGAACAAGGCGGCTTGA
- a CDS encoding pilus assembly protein TadG-related protein yields MRSIASPRRERGAVIITVALLMLFLLGFVGFAVDFGRLFIVKSELQTAMDACALSAAQELDGQADALTRATSAGLTAANLNRVNLQSATWDAQGQLTGAGISFRNGGFGLTTSPFAARYAECQHTQPAVQMLLMHAMGAFTGDNALFPNARNVAARAVATRAPAQSACPLPLALRPKTGTPPNYGFTVGEWVRLLMSPGTSGSGEIGWANLDGSNNAAETRAEVLGYCGTEIGDELGTPGVQAAIASAWNYRFGLYGGSDTPEIYNPDMSGYSYTALNWPTRFNAFDGPRPPMTPATATSENFITKRLAYANCADTGNRVRGANSCESITGLSLNSFSRVAAAGPTAVGGHRTYGIRSRIAPVPVVNGSNQVIDFACMFMLQPLTIPMADVYLEFRGNASDPGSPCVTAGIPGGTAGPLVPALVR; encoded by the coding sequence GTGCGAAGCATCGCCAGCCCTCGTCGTGAACGTGGCGCGGTGATCATCACCGTCGCCCTCCTCATGCTGTTCCTGCTCGGCTTCGTCGGCTTCGCCGTGGATTTCGGGCGCCTGTTCATCGTCAAGTCCGAATTGCAGACCGCCATGGACGCCTGCGCACTGTCCGCCGCGCAGGAACTCGATGGCCAGGCGGATGCCCTCACGCGCGCCACGAGTGCGGGCCTGACGGCAGCGAACCTGAACCGGGTGAACCTGCAGTCCGCCACCTGGGACGCCCAGGGCCAGTTGACCGGTGCCGGAATCAGCTTCCGCAACGGAGGCTTCGGCTTGACGACCAGCCCGTTCGCGGCCCGCTACGCCGAGTGCCAGCACACGCAGCCCGCGGTCCAGATGCTGCTGATGCATGCGATGGGCGCGTTCACCGGCGACAACGCCTTGTTCCCGAACGCGCGCAACGTCGCAGCACGAGCCGTGGCCACCCGCGCTCCCGCGCAGTCCGCCTGCCCGCTGCCGCTCGCACTGCGTCCCAAGACGGGGACGCCTCCCAATTACGGCTTCACCGTCGGTGAATGGGTTCGCCTGCTGATGTCGCCCGGCACCTCGGGCAGCGGCGAGATCGGATGGGCCAACCTGGACGGCTCGAACAACGCGGCGGAGACCCGGGCCGAGGTGCTCGGCTACTGCGGCACCGAGATCGGCGACGAACTGGGCACGCCCGGTGTCCAGGCCGCCATCGCCAGCGCCTGGAACTACCGATTCGGCCTTTATGGCGGCAGCGACACCCCTGAGATCTACAACCCCGACATGTCGGGCTACTCGTACACCGCGCTCAACTGGCCGACCCGGTTCAACGCCTTCGACGGCCCCAGGCCGCCCATGACCCCGGCCACGGCCACGTCCGAGAACTTCATCACCAAGCGGCTGGCCTATGCCAACTGCGCCGACACCGGCAACCGCGTGCGCGGCGCCAACAGCTGCGAATCCATCACGGGCCTGTCCCTCAACAGTTTCAGCCGCGTCGCCGCCGCGGGGCCGACCGCAGTCGGAGGCCACCGCACCTACGGGATCCGCAGCCGCATCGCGCCCGTGCCGGTGGTCAACGGATCGAACCAGGTGATCGATTTCGCCTGCATGTTCATGCTGCAGCCACTGACCATCCCGATGGCCGACGTCTACCTGGAGTTCCGCGGCAACGCCAGCGATCCGGGCAGCCCCTGCGTGACGGCGGGCATTCCCGGCGGCACCGCGGGTCCACTGGTGCCGGCGCTGGTGCGATGA
- a CDS encoding TadE/TadG family type IV pilus assembly protein, translated as MTSVRMKSQCGVAIIEFALVVPVLVLLSMLAVEFGRAMYQYDALTKSVRDAARYLSIQLPGANIAEARNLVVYGNLAGSGSPLLPGLTPAHVPDPTWQNVGADPIIRTVTIQVSGYTFDPLVTTAFGFTFPALTFSDIRATMRSHQ; from the coding sequence ATGACGAGCGTCCGGATGAAATCCCAATGCGGCGTCGCCATCATCGAGTTCGCGCTGGTGGTCCCGGTGCTGGTGCTGCTGTCCATGCTCGCGGTCGAATTCGGCCGGGCCATGTACCAGTACGACGCGCTCACCAAGTCGGTCCGGGACGCGGCGCGCTACCTCTCCATCCAGCTGCCCGGCGCCAACATCGCCGAGGCGCGCAACCTGGTGGTGTACGGGAACCTCGCGGGCAGCGGGTCGCCGCTGCTGCCGGGCCTGACGCCGGCGCATGTCCCGGACCCGACCTGGCAGAACGTCGGAGCGGACCCGATCATCCGCACGGTCACCATCCAGGTGAGCGGATACACATTCGACCCGCTGGTGACGACGGCGTTCGGCTTCACCTTCCCGGCGCTCACCTTCTCCGACATCCGGGCCACGATGAGGAGCCACCAATGA
- a CDS encoding type II secretion system F family protein, which produces MFDFIEDNSFLALSVLVFIAVVLLLEGLWTLWQAHRGEQARRLRQRLQQLGGRAALEARSRLVKQGTVSRIPFLERHLRSLRLTESIEQHIQQSGLPWTVSGLLSSSALAAAASWFVLGVWLYQPLLLTLIGTALAGAAPWAWLNWRRSRRLGRLQQQLPDALDLMTRALRAGHAFTASLKMAGDELPDPIAGEFRAVHEEITFGVSLQQALTHLSERVPGTDVRFFVVAVLIQRDSGGNLTEILSNLSRLIRERARLMAKVRVLSSEGRLSAWILTLLPFALGGALYLANPKFMGPMVTDPIGQTMLQYLLVMMAFGVLAIRKIVRIRV; this is translated from the coding sequence GTGTTCGACTTCATCGAAGACAACTCGTTCCTGGCGCTGTCGGTGCTGGTGTTCATCGCCGTCGTGCTGCTGCTGGAGGGCCTGTGGACTCTGTGGCAGGCGCACCGCGGCGAGCAGGCGCGCCGGCTGCGCCAGCGACTGCAGCAGCTCGGCGGCCGCGCGGCGCTGGAGGCGCGATCGCGGCTGGTCAAGCAGGGCACGGTCAGTCGCATCCCGTTCCTTGAACGGCACTTGCGCAGCCTGCGCCTGACCGAGAGCATCGAACAGCACATCCAGCAGTCCGGCTTGCCGTGGACGGTTTCAGGCCTGCTGTCGTCCTCAGCCCTGGCCGCCGCGGCGAGCTGGTTCGTGCTGGGGGTGTGGCTCTACCAGCCCCTGCTGCTGACGCTGATCGGCACGGCGCTGGCGGGCGCCGCCCCCTGGGCCTGGCTGAACTGGCGCCGCTCGCGCCGGCTGGGCCGCCTGCAGCAGCAGCTGCCGGATGCGCTGGACCTGATGACCCGGGCGCTGCGCGCGGGCCATGCTTTTACCGCCAGCCTCAAGATGGCCGGCGATGAACTGCCCGACCCGATCGCCGGTGAGTTCCGCGCCGTGCATGAGGAGATCACCTTCGGTGTTTCCTTGCAGCAGGCGCTGACGCACCTGTCCGAGCGCGTTCCCGGCACCGACGTGCGCTTCTTCGTGGTCGCGGTCCTGATCCAGCGGGACTCGGGGGGCAACCTGACCGAGATCCTGTCCAACCTGAGCCGCCTGATCCGTGAACGGGCCCGCCTGATGGCCAAGGTCCGCGTGCTTTCGTCCGAGGGCCGGCTGTCGGCGTGGATCCTCACCTTGCTGCCGTTCGCATTGGGTGGCGCGCTGTACCTCGCCAACCCCAAGTTCATGGGTCCGATGGTCACCGACCCGATCGGCCAAACCATGCTGCAGTACCTGCTGGTCATGATGGCTTTCGGCGTGCTGGCGATCCGCAAGATCGTCCGCATCCGCGTCTAG
- a CDS encoding CpaF family protein, translating into MSLRERLNAAPPEAAAGPAAPNDAGSSYRAIKSRIHLKLLEMFDLTALESLAPEVLRQEIAVMVERLLVEEQAVVNDSERSTLIRDIQHEMLGFGPLELLMADPSVSDILVNSWCQVYVERRGRLELTNVSFTDEKHLLRIIDKIVSLVGRRIDESSPMVDARLPDGSRVNAVIPPVAIDGPMMSVRRFAHIPLRMENLIGEQLRTLTPEMAHMLQGLIRAKVNILISGGTGAGKTTLLNILSGYIPDVERVVTIEDAAELQMQQPHVVRMETRPPNIEGKGEVTQRALVRNALRMRPDRIVIGEVRGAEAFDMLQAMNTGHEGSLTTIHANSPRDALARLENMVGMANLNLPHKAARQQIASAITVVIQVLRLIDGRRKVTSIQEITGMEGEVVTMQEIFAFRQTGLGSDGKVQGHFQAVGVRPKFCDRLRAFGIALPDSMFDPTRHYL; encoded by the coding sequence CTGTCCCTGCGCGAGCGGCTCAACGCGGCGCCGCCGGAAGCTGCGGCCGGCCCGGCGGCTCCGAACGACGCCGGCAGCTCGTACCGGGCCATCAAGAGCCGCATCCACCTGAAACTGCTGGAGATGTTCGACCTCACGGCGCTCGAGTCGCTGGCGCCGGAAGTGCTTCGCCAGGAGATTGCCGTGATGGTGGAGCGGCTGCTGGTGGAGGAGCAGGCGGTCGTCAACGACAGCGAGCGCAGCACCCTGATCCGTGACATCCAGCACGAGATGCTGGGCTTCGGCCCCCTGGAACTGCTGATGGCCGACCCTTCCGTGTCGGACATCCTGGTCAACTCCTGGTGCCAGGTCTACGTGGAGCGCCGCGGCCGGCTCGAGCTCACCAACGTGAGTTTCACCGACGAGAAGCACCTGCTGCGCATCATCGACAAGATCGTCTCGCTGGTGGGCCGGCGCATCGACGAGTCCAGCCCCATGGTGGACGCCCGGCTGCCCGACGGATCTCGCGTGAACGCGGTCATCCCGCCGGTGGCGATCGACGGGCCGATGATGTCGGTGCGCCGGTTCGCACACATCCCGCTGCGCATGGAGAACCTGATCGGCGAGCAGTTGCGCACGCTCACGCCGGAGATGGCGCACATGCTGCAGGGCCTGATCCGCGCCAAGGTGAACATCCTGATCTCGGGCGGCACCGGCGCCGGCAAGACCACGCTGCTGAACATCCTGTCGGGCTACATCCCGGACGTGGAGCGGGTGGTCACCATCGAGGACGCCGCCGAACTGCAGATGCAGCAGCCTCACGTCGTGCGCATGGAGACCCGGCCGCCCAACATCGAAGGCAAGGGCGAGGTCACGCAGCGCGCGCTGGTGCGCAATGCCCTGCGGATGCGGCCCGACCGCATCGTCATCGGCGAGGTGCGCGGTGCCGAGGCATTCGACATGCTGCAGGCCATGAACACCGGCCACGAGGGCTCCCTCACCACCATCCACGCCAACTCCCCGCGCGACGCCCTGGCCCGCCTGGAAAACATGGTCGGCATGGCCAACCTGAACCTGCCGCACAAGGCCGCGCGCCAGCAGATCGCGTCGGCCATCACGGTAGTCATCCAGGTGCTGCGGCTGATCGACGGCCGCCGAAAGGTCACCAGCATCCAGGAGATCACCGGCATGGAAGGCGAGGTGGTCACCATGCAGGAGATCTTCGCCTTCCGGCAGACCGGCCTCGGCAGCGACGGCAAGGTGCAGGGCCACTTCCAGGCCGTCGGGGTGCGACCCAAGTTCTGCGACCGCCTGCGGGCGTTCGGCATCGCGCTGCCCGACAGCATGTTCGACCCGACCCGGCACTACCTGTAG
- a CDS encoding TadE/TadG family type IV pilus assembly protein, with protein sequence MKRDRQTGATTIEFALVLILFLMFMLAIVDFGRMLYTWNAATEATRAGARYAVVCDSTANAAAVLARMQALMPQIAEVGVDWTPAGCTTSNCVGVTVTIENLDFNWISPILGASGMVVPMPPFRTFLTREVMRMDPASEAIC encoded by the coding sequence ATGAAGCGCGACCGCCAGACCGGAGCCACGACCATCGAGTTCGCGCTCGTGCTCATCCTCTTCCTGATGTTCATGCTCGCCATCGTCGACTTCGGCCGCATGCTGTACACATGGAACGCTGCAACTGAGGCCACGCGCGCCGGCGCGCGCTACGCCGTGGTCTGCGACAGCACGGCGAACGCGGCCGCGGTGCTCGCGCGCATGCAGGCGCTCATGCCGCAGATCGCCGAAGTCGGCGTCGACTGGACCCCGGCCGGTTGCACGACGTCCAACTGCGTCGGGGTCACGGTGACCATCGAGAACCTGGACTTCAACTGGATCTCGCCCATCCTGGGCGCATCGGGCATGGTCGTGCCGATGCCCCCCTTCAGGACATTCCTCACCCGCGAGGTCATGCGCATGGACCCGGCGAGCGAGGCGATCTGCTAG
- a CDS encoding AAA family ATPase yields the protein MKIAVISPNADHLAGLCSALTAQGHVAVAFEGGKSRLREVVERESPQLVLVEGICCDPAELSHVEQSMSRQPGLEVILLCATTSPEFLIESMRAGVREVLPSPVPPAELKAALERVEARRSGAAARRLGQVLAFMSCKGGSGATFLATQLGCQLAASRSVLLIDLNLQFGDALSFLHDGRPAATLSDLSRDIGRLDATLLAASTVKVAPNFSVLAAPENLGLAAEVRPEHVDAVVALAAANYEFVVLDIGRTLDTLTIRALDRATRIYLVMQSALPDLRNATRLLEAFRTLGYAGDRTEVILNRYDKSAEVALEQVQRAISPARLQTVPNSWREVSSSINHGTPLAAMGRSGPVVRRLTELASALSPRPDAGRGLFDRLLRRA from the coding sequence ATGAAGATCGCGGTGATATCGCCCAACGCCGACCACCTGGCCGGCCTCTGCAGCGCCCTGACGGCGCAGGGGCACGTGGCGGTGGCGTTCGAAGGCGGCAAGAGCCGGCTGCGCGAGGTGGTCGAGCGCGAGTCTCCCCAGCTGGTCCTGGTCGAAGGCATCTGTTGCGATCCGGCCGAGCTGTCGCACGTCGAGCAGTCGATGTCCCGGCAGCCCGGGCTGGAAGTCATCCTGCTGTGCGCCACGACCAGCCCCGAGTTCCTGATCGAGTCCATGCGCGCCGGGGTGCGCGAGGTGCTGCCCTCGCCGGTGCCGCCGGCCGAGCTGAAGGCCGCGCTGGAACGGGTCGAGGCCAGGCGCTCGGGCGCCGCGGCGCGCCGCCTCGGACAGGTGCTGGCCTTCATGTCCTGCAAGGGGGGCAGCGGAGCGACCTTCCTGGCCACGCAGCTGGGATGCCAGCTCGCGGCAAGCCGCTCCGTGCTGCTGATCGACTTGAACCTGCAGTTCGGCGATGCGCTGTCCTTCCTGCACGACGGACGCCCCGCGGCGACCCTGTCCGACCTGTCTCGCGATATCGGCCGGCTGGACGCGACCCTGCTGGCGGCTTCGACGGTCAAGGTGGCACCCAACTTCAGCGTCCTGGCCGCGCCCGAAAACCTGGGCCTTGCGGCCGAGGTGCGGCCGGAGCACGTCGACGCGGTGGTGGCCCTGGCGGCGGCCAACTACGAGTTCGTGGTCCTCGACATCGGACGCACGCTCGACACGCTGACCATCCGCGCACTCGACCGCGCCACACGCATCTACCTGGTCATGCAGTCGGCGTTGCCGGACCTGCGCAATGCCACGCGGCTGCTGGAAGCCTTCCGCACGCTGGGTTATGCCGGCGACCGCACCGAGGTGATCCTGAACCGTTACGACAAGTCGGCCGAGGTGGCCCTGGAACAGGTGCAGCGCGCCATCAGCCCCGCGCGGCTGCAGACCGTGCCCAACTCCTGGCGCGAGGTGAGCAGTTCCATCAACCACGGCACGCCGCTGGCGGCCATGGGGCGCTCCGGGCCGGTGGTGCGCCGGCTGACCGAACTCGCCTCGGCCCTCAGCCCGCGCCCCGACGCCGGCAGGGGCCTGTTCGACCGCCTGCTGAGGAGGGCTTGA